In Malus sylvestris chromosome 15, drMalSylv7.2, whole genome shotgun sequence, a single genomic region encodes these proteins:
- the LOC126605881 gene encoding putative clathrin assembly protein At4g40080, whose amino-acid sequence MGKTRKMRDVMGAIKDKASQSKAAILSKLSASAASSSPYSLHLTLLRATTHDPFAPPPQKHLANLLSFGNSSRASASAAVESLMDRLQTTHDSAVAIKCLLAVHHVIKYGSFILQDQLAVYPTAGGRNYLNLSNFRDDSTPLAWELSSWVRWYAQYVENLLLTSRLLGFFLGSNSCTVDKEKEDDRVSALMNAELVRETELLVSLMEEICRRPVSLDLDGNRLMMEILGLVGEDQICAMNETIVRVNEFDERLSCLSLCDSVELLSALKRSEECEGRLLAVPNVKSDLVNGFWRLIKETVVKAAKVKEEEGNGKLVVAKRRHSLSESARFGDRDIRPSDSVRFPSGRPVSFGY is encoded by the coding sequence ATgggaaaaacaagaaagatgaGAGACGTGATGGGGGCTATCAAAGACAAAGCCTCTCAAAGCAAAGCAGCCATCCTCTCCAAACTATCCGCCTCCGCCGCCTCCTCCTCCCCCTACTCTCTCCACCTCACCCTCCTCCGCGCCACAACCCATGACCCCTTTGCACccccaccccaaaaacaccTCGCCAATCTCCTCTCCTTTGGCAACAGCTCACGCGCCTCCGCCTCCGCCGCCGTCGAATCCCTCATGGACCGCCTCCAAACCACCCACGACTCAGCCGTCGCCATCAAGTGCCTTCTTGCCGTCCACCACGTGATCAAGTACGGCTCCTTCATCCTCCAGGACCAGCTCGCCGTCTACCCAACCGCAGGAGGCAGAAACTACCTCAACCTCTCCAATTTCAGAGACGATTCTACCCCTTTAGCTTGGGAACTCTCCTCCTGGGTCCGATGGTACGCTCAGTACGTCGAGAACCTCCTTCTCACATCTCGGCTTCTGGGTTTCTTCCTCGGATCCAATTCCTGCACTGTGGATAAAGAGAAGGAGGACGACCGAGTCTCCGCCCTTATGAACGCCGAGTTGGTCCGAGAGACCGAGTTGTTGGTGAGTTTGATGGAAGAGATTTGCAGAAGGCCCGTGTCGTTGGATTTGGACGGGAACAGATTGATGATGGAGATTTTGGGTTTGGTGGGTGAGGACCAGATTTGTGCGATGAATGAAACTATAGTCCGAGTCAACGAGTTCGACGAAAGGCTGAGTTGTCTGAGTTTATGCGACTCGGTCGAGTTGCTGAGTGCGTTGAAGCGGTCGGAGGAGTGCGAAGGGCGGCTTCTGGCGGTGCCGAATGTGAAGAGTGATCTGGTTAATGGGTTTTGGAGGCTGATTAAAGAGACGGTGGTGAAGGCTGCGAAGgtgaaggaggaggaggggaaCGGGAAGTTGGTGGTGGCCAAGAGAAGACATAGTTTGAGTGAGTCGGCTCGGTTTGGTGACCGAGATATCAGACCATCTGACTCGGTTCGATTCCCGTCGGGGAGACCTGTTTCATTTGGGTATTGA